One Thermicanus aegyptius DSM 12793 DNA segment encodes these proteins:
- a CDS encoding YtrH family sporulation protein, with translation MVRVISVFFVAFGIVLGGALMAGVAALITRQPPFDFMAQVSEDLKFWAIIAAIGGTFEALKGLHEGVLIGHISALFRQILYILSAFFGANTASYMLLTLLNGKGMG, from the coding sequence ATGGTACGGGTGATCTCCGTCTTTTTCGTCGCGTTTGGAATCGTCCTGGGGGGCGCTTTGATGGCAGGGGTGGCTGCGCTGATCACCCGTCAACCCCCCTTTGATTTCATGGCTCAGGTTTCCGAGGATCTGAAGTTTTGGGCCATCATCGCTGCGATCGGCGGCACCTTCGAAGCCCTAAAAGGACTCCATGAAGGGGTCCTCATCGGTCATATCTCCGCCCTATTCCGACAGATCCTCTATATTCTGAGCGCTTTTTTCGGTGCAAATACGGCCTCTTACATGCTCCTCACCCTGTTAAACGGGAAGGGAATGGGTTGA